The genomic window GGCCGGCCACGGCGTGGAGACCGGCGAGCACGCGGCCACCCTGACCGCGGGCGACCCGGGCATCCTGCACGGCTCGCGCTCGTACGTCCTGCAGGACGACGAGGGTCAGATCACCGAGCCGTACTCGATCTCCGCGGGGCTGGACTACCCCGGGGTCGGCCCGGAGCACGCGTACCTCAAGGACAGCGGCCGGGCCGAATACCGCGCCGTGACCGACGACGCGGCCATGCAGGCGTTGCGGCTGCTGTCGGGGACCGAGGGCATCATCCCGGCCATCGAGAGCGCCCACGCGCTGGCCGGCGCCCTGGAGCTGGGCCGCGAGCTGGGCCCGGACGCGCTGCTGCTGGTGAACCTCTCAGGACGCGGCGACAAGGACATGGACACCGCGGCCCGCTACTTCGGGCTGTACGACACCGAGGGGGCGGCCAAGTGAGCGGGACCATCGCACTGCTGCAGGAGGTGCTCGCGGCGGCGAGAGCCGAGGACCGCGCCGCCCTCATCGCCTACCTCCCGGCCGGCTTCCCCACCGTCGACGGCGGAATCGAGGCGGTCAAGGCGGCCTTCGACGGCGGCGCCGACATCGTCGAGGTGGGCCTGCCGCACAGCGACCCGGTGCTCGACGGCCCGGTCATCCAGACCGCCGACGACATCGCGCTGAAGAACGGTGTGCGCATCGCCGACGTGATGCGCACGGTCCGCGAGGCGCACGCGGCGACCGGCAAGCCGGTGCTGGTGATGACGTACTGGAATCCGGTGGACCGCTACGGCGTCGAGCGCTTCGCCGCCGAGCTGGCCGAGGCGGGCGGCGCCGGCTGCATCCTGCCCGACCTGCCGGTCGAGGAGTCCGCGGGGTGGCGGAAGGCGGCCGACGAGCACGGCCTGGCCACCGTCTTCGTCGTCGCCCCGTCCAGCAGGGACGAG from Streptomyces sp. NBC_01198 includes these protein-coding regions:
- the trpA gene encoding tryptophan synthase subunit alpha, giving the protein MSGTIALLQEVLAAARAEDRAALIAYLPAGFPTVDGGIEAVKAAFDGGADIVEVGLPHSDPVLDGPVIQTADDIALKNGVRIADVMRTVREAHAATGKPVLVMTYWNPVDRYGVERFAAELAEAGGAGCILPDLPVEESAGWRKAADEHGLATVFVVAPSSRDERLARITAAGSGFVYAASLMGVTGTRVSVGEQAAGLVGRTRATTGLPVCVGLGVSNAAQAAEVAAFADGVIVGSAFVKRMLDAGDDEAAGLAGVRALAAELAEGVRKRA